The Arachis duranensis cultivar V14167 unplaced genomic scaffold, aradu.V14167.gnm2.J7QH unplaced_Scaffold_232527, whole genome shotgun sequence genome contains a region encoding:
- the LOC127744235 gene encoding NAC domain-containing protein 90-like → MEDPPTGFRFYPTEEELVAFYLNTQLQLQGHTTHINRVIPVVDINGVEPWTLPCTIGVKKTMVFYKGKAPTGRKTKWKMHEYRAIVQAPNQSPTAIPQLRHEFSLCRVYVISGSFRAFDRRPREVVVPRVLHHGSSTTSAQQHQGESSARVQANNNNNGSSSSETSLSSGGPDLPPDTGGGGSCSNWNSSEVQVQAQVQEPLWEWEQLDWL, encoded by the exons ATGGAGGATCCACCAACTGGTTTTCGGTTCTATCCAACAGAAGAAGAGCTAGTTGCTTTCTACCTAAACACCCAGCTTCAACTACAAGGCCACACGACTCACATCAACAGGGTCATTCCAGTGGTTGACATCAATGGCGTTGAGCCCTGGACTCTTCCATGTAC GATCGGAGTGAAGAAAACCATGGTTTTCTACAAAGGAAAAGCTCCCACCGGTCGCAAAACTAAATGGAAGATGCATGAATACCGCGCCATCGTTCAAGCCCCTAACCAATCTCCCACGGCTATTCCTCAG TTGAGGCACGAATTCAGCTTGTGTCGCGTGTACGTGATATCCGGAAGCTTCAGAGCATTTGATCGACGGCCACGGGAGGTGGTAGTGCCAAGAGTTCTTCATCATGGTTCTTCTACAACAAGTGCTCAGCAGCATCAAGGAGAATCATCAGCAAGGGTGCAggccaataataataataatgggtCGAGCTCGTCGGAAACTTCCCTTTCATCAGGTGGTCCTGATTTGCCACCAGATACTGGAGGAGGAGGGTCATGTAGCAATTGGAATAGTAGTGAGGTTCAAGTTCAAGCTCAAGTTCAAGAACCACTATGGGAATGGGAACAACTCGATTGGCTATAA
- the LOC110274830 gene encoding serine/threonine-protein phosphatase 7 long form homolog, which produces MARRVGNDGDINRLNETTHYAGAADFVISFVMRPGLLLPRRVSHILPLLDVIVPYLDEVEFGDTVPLRDFTFDNSLISALVERWRPEMHMFHLRWGEYNTETWELVEQLLGARPPVAAQQAARRKESFTLKLVWLRDRACQMPQTDDSETLRQYTRCYIMLLIGGYLMTDKSNNLVHLRWLPLLRDFTKCRAFSWGSAVLA; this is translated from the exons ATGGCGCGTCGAGTGGGAAATGACGGGGACATAAACAGGTTGAATGAGACGACACATTACGCCGGGGCAGCCGACTTCGTGATTAGTTTCGTTATG AGGCCTGGCCTCCTACTGCCCCGACGAGTTAGCCATATTTTACCTCTATTGGACGTCATCGTCCCGTATCTGGACGAGGTCGAATTCGGCGACACCGTGCCACTCAGGGATTTTACTTTTGACAACTCCCTGATTTCGGCACTGGTAGAGCGATGGCGTCCAGAGATGCACATGTTCCATCTTCGGTGGGGTGAG TACAACACGGAGACGTGGGAGTTGGTAGAGCAGCTCCTCGGTGCCAGGCCTCCCGTGGCAGCACAGCAAGCGGCTCGGAGGAAGGAGTCGTTCACGCTGAAGCTCGTGTGGCTACGAGATCGTGCTTGCCAGATGCCCCAGACAGACGATTCCGAGACCCTTCGACAGTACACCAGGTGTTATATCATGTTACTGATCGGAGGGTATCTGATGACCGACAAGTCCAACAATCTGGTGCACCTTCGTTGGCTGCCACTCCTCCGAGACTTTACGAAGTGTAGGGCATTTTCGTGGGGCTCGGCTGTGCTGGCCTGA